A region of Plantactinospora sp. BC1 DNA encodes the following proteins:
- a CDS encoding DUF6193 family natural product biosynthesis protein: protein MSTYPDPDVLYPEVAAHGSLAAALRAVAVEQGLSVPVSGTESRSMYNAVVSTAVPHREELRGSAWHAERQWAIWGGERAQGLPLIQGETLDLAQIVRAAQAWHDGVPLTGIARVAPFVRLTGRFEVPDGDPARLIESEWLCLRKEAAEVDWPEHHALIEAAYAEPALRQYYPFKSHWTLRFSTSIRPKLTIVPVCILAGLGEDYTVSAGYRQQHLGETATAEDAVALAVRNLPADFTLG from the coding sequence ATGTCCACGTACCCCGATCCTGATGTTCTCTATCCGGAGGTTGCTGCTCACGGGAGCCTTGCGGCGGCACTGCGAGCGGTCGCCGTCGAGCAAGGGTTGTCTGTTCCCGTATCGGGGACGGAGTCCCGCTCGATGTACAACGCCGTCGTTTCCACCGCTGTCCCACACCGCGAGGAACTGCGGGGGTCCGCATGGCACGCGGAGCGTCAGTGGGCCATCTGGGGTGGTGAGCGTGCCCAAGGTCTGCCCCTCATCCAAGGAGAGACGCTGGATCTCGCTCAGATCGTCCGTGCCGCGCAGGCGTGGCACGACGGGGTTCCCTTGACCGGCATTGCCCGGGTCGCACCGTTCGTGAGGTTGACCGGACGGTTCGAGGTGCCCGACGGCGATCCGGCCCGGTTGATCGAATCGGAGTGGTTGTGCCTGCGTAAAGAGGCAGCGGAGGTGGACTGGCCCGAGCACCACGCGCTGATCGAGGCCGCGTACGCCGAGCCGGCGCTACGGCAGTACTACCCCTTCAAGAGCCATTGGACCTTGCGGTTCTCCACCAGCATCCGGCCCAAGCTCACCATCGTTCCCGTGTGCATACTTGCCGGGCTGGGCGAGGACTACACCGTCAGCGCGGGCTACCGGCAGCAACACCTTGGCGAGACCGCAACGGCGGAGGACGCGGTGGCGTTGGCGGTGCGCAACCTACCCGCCGACTTCACTCTCGGCTGA
- a CDS encoding cupin domain-containing protein — translation MTDFVMRRWNLAHYPGDQAPPHRHDRSDEGFVVLRGRLEVLVGAERRILQQGDHVTIPAGTTHTFATVDSEGADVIAVMTPEVDQLVTALHAAATDEERAAVWERYNSALAPADR, via the coding sequence GTGACCGACTTCGTGATGCGGCGATGGAACCTGGCCCACTACCCGGGAGATCAGGCCCCACCTCATCGACACGACCGCTCCGACGAGGGATTCGTCGTGCTTCGAGGTCGTCTGGAGGTCCTGGTCGGTGCCGAACGGAGGATCCTTCAGCAAGGCGATCACGTGACCATTCCCGCCGGTACGACACACACGTTCGCCACCGTCGACAGTGAGGGTGCCGACGTCATTGCCGTCATGACTCCCGAGGTCGACCAGCTGGTAACGGCGCTGCACGCCGCAGCCACAGACGAGGAGCGGGCCGCTGTCTGGGAACGCTACAACTCCGCATTAGCGCCGGCCGATCGCTGA
- a CDS encoding flavin reductase, whose product MIGREERWRRHVPVHPSYRCRYCGADWPCQDARLTLLTGFRGDRVGLMVYLGSHLARALQDLPEVHPALLAGRFLHWVPRRR is encoded by the coding sequence ATGATCGGCCGCGAGGAGCGTTGGCGGCGGCACGTGCCGGTGCATCCCTCCTACCGGTGCCGGTACTGCGGCGCTGACTGGCCGTGCCAGGACGCGCGGCTGACGCTGCTTACCGGGTTCCGGGGCGATCGGGTGGGCCTGATGGTGTATCTCGGCAGCCACCTTGCCCGCGCTCTGCAAGACCTGCCCGAGGTACACCCTGCACTGCTCGCCGGCCGGTTCCTCCACTGGGTACCGCGCCGCCGCTGA
- a CDS encoding helix-turn-helix transcriptional regulator yields the protein MTDAGSSIPRRQLGRILRQAREQAGLSLEAAGTDLEWSRSTMYRIEGGQAAVKARDVEAMCRLYGTSGEMTEALKKLAAETKAKGWWHAYGDTLPAWFELYVGLEAAASRLRHWEPAALPGLLQTREYAEFLLRSHPDLPPREVGRLVEVRMERQKILKRRHPFPPRLEVIVDESVLRRPFPGMAEQLVHLHTQVSDGTAAIRVVPRSAPPNYALTNGGFVILEFPTAGLRTPEPATVYSESLTGALYLDRPKEVATYAVAWKVLEGLSLDPEQSADLLIQIAKEMQR from the coding sequence ATGACGGACGCGGGGTCGTCCATACCGCGCAGGCAACTCGGCCGGATTCTGAGGCAGGCTCGCGAACAGGCCGGGCTCTCCCTGGAGGCCGCCGGCACCGACCTCGAATGGTCGCGCTCCACGATGTACCGGATCGAGGGCGGTCAGGCCGCCGTCAAGGCGCGGGACGTCGAGGCGATGTGCCGGCTCTACGGCACCTCGGGCGAGATGACCGAGGCGCTGAAGAAGCTCGCCGCCGAGACCAAGGCGAAGGGGTGGTGGCACGCCTACGGTGACACCCTGCCGGCCTGGTTCGAGCTGTACGTCGGCCTGGAGGCGGCAGCCTCCCGCCTCCGCCACTGGGAACCCGCAGCACTGCCCGGCCTGCTTCAGACAAGGGAATACGCCGAATTTCTGCTCCGATCGCACCCGGATCTACCACCCCGCGAGGTCGGACGCCTGGTTGAGGTCCGGATGGAGCGCCAGAAGATTCTGAAGCGTAGACACCCGTTCCCGCCCCGCCTTGAGGTGATCGTGGACGAGAGTGTGCTGCGCCGGCCCTTTCCCGGGATGGCGGAACAGCTCGTCCACCTGCACACGCAGGTCAGCGACGGCACCGCAGCCATTCGTGTCGTACCACGATCCGCTCCACCCAACTACGCGCTGACGAACGGTGGGTTCGTCATCCTGGAGTTTCCGACCGCCGGTCTCCGGACCCCCGAGCCTGCCACCGTGTACAGCGAGTCCCTGACCGGTGCCCTGTACCTGGACAGGCCGAAGGAGGTAGCGACGTACGCTGTTGCTTGGAAGGTGCTCGAAGGGTTGTCACTCGACCCGGAACAGTCTGCGGACCTACTGATACAGATCGCCAAGGAGATGCAGCGATGA
- a CDS encoding helix-turn-helix domain-containing protein, whose product MEYVSRVSRPPLDGLIDDLYYLEGTPPYARLTLPPMPAALLIVNLGAPFRIRAGADIETAEYADGCVVTTPSRAFEFGYPLPTRSVGVHFKPWGLAPFLPMPAAELCDRPVTVEQVWGRPAIAELRDRLATADGPHEMLTLLEEELMRRLCETAGLGLVSHASSVIAATNGAVAIGDLSVAAGVSSTHLAQRFKELIGVTPKRLARTYRFAATVFAINPAVPIDWGDLAGGAGYFDQAHFGHEFRAFTGLTPTRYVEIRRRFLREHPGHALDGWPLPAD is encoded by the coding sequence GTGGAGTACGTGTCCAGAGTGTCGCGACCGCCGCTGGACGGGCTGATCGACGACCTTTACTACCTGGAGGGTACGCCGCCGTACGCTCGGCTGACGCTGCCGCCGATGCCGGCGGCGTTGCTCATCGTCAACCTCGGCGCGCCGTTCCGCATCCGCGCCGGTGCCGACATCGAGACGGCCGAGTACGCCGACGGCTGCGTGGTCACCACGCCCAGCCGCGCATTTGAATTCGGCTACCCACTCCCGACCCGGTCCGTCGGCGTGCACTTCAAGCCGTGGGGGCTGGCGCCGTTCCTGCCGATGCCCGCGGCCGAGCTGTGTGACCGGCCGGTGACGGTAGAGCAGGTCTGGGGCCGGCCCGCCATTGCCGAGCTGCGAGATCGGCTGGCCACGGCGGACGGACCGCACGAGATGCTGACGCTGCTCGAGGAGGAGCTGATGCGACGGCTCTGCGAGACCGCCGGCCTGGGGCTGGTCAGCCATGCGAGCAGCGTCATCGCGGCGACCAACGGTGCGGTGGCGATCGGCGACCTGAGCGTGGCAGCCGGTGTCAGCAGCACTCATCTGGCACAGCGGTTCAAGGAGCTGATCGGCGTCACGCCGAAGCGACTGGCCCGCACCTACCGCTTCGCCGCCACCGTGTTCGCGATCAACCCCGCCGTTCCGATCGACTGGGGCGACCTCGCCGGTGGCGCGGGCTACTTCGACCAGGCCCACTTCGGGCACGAGTTCCGGGCGTTCACCGGGCTCACGCCGACCCGGTACGTCGAAATCCGCCGGCGGTTCCTGCGCGAACATCCCGGTCACGCGCTGGACGGCTGGCCGCTGCCGGCGGATTGA
- a CDS encoding phosphotransferase yields MWQVGWEALEQWGEDAARIERLAGGVANDVWIVRVDGRHAVGRLGARSDADLAWETELLQYLDRAGLTVPVPIPTTDGRLFADGLMVMTYLEGGPPETQADWRRVAGTLRELHRLTQGWPQRPGWRSSTDLLHAETGTKIDLGVMPAEGVVRCRAAWARLAGRQTCVVHGDPNPGNVRMTADQVALVDWDESHVDVPDLDLVLPDNAAGLDDDAYDVAAQASAAWEAAVCWDDEYAVKRLAEVRAV; encoded by the coding sequence ATGTGGCAGGTGGGGTGGGAGGCACTCGAGCAGTGGGGTGAAGACGCCGCTCGCATCGAACGGCTTGCTGGCGGAGTCGCCAACGACGTGTGGATCGTGCGCGTCGACGGGCGCCACGCGGTCGGTCGTCTCGGTGCCAGGAGCGACGCCGACCTCGCGTGGGAGACCGAACTCCTCCAGTACCTCGATCGCGCAGGTCTGACTGTGCCGGTGCCGATCCCGACTACGGACGGTCGGCTGTTCGCCGACGGTCTGATGGTGATGACCTACCTGGAGGGCGGACCGCCCGAGACGCAGGCCGACTGGCGTCGCGTGGCCGGTACCCTGCGGGAGCTGCATCGGCTGACGCAGGGCTGGCCGCAGCGCCCAGGCTGGCGATCGTCGACCGACCTCTTGCACGCCGAGACCGGGACGAAGATCGATCTCGGCGTGATGCCCGCTGAGGGCGTTGTCCGATGCCGAGCCGCGTGGGCCCGGCTCGCCGGGCGTCAGACATGCGTCGTCCACGGCGACCCCAACCCTGGCAATGTCCGCATGACCGCAGATCAGGTCGCGCTGGTCGATTGGGACGAGTCACACGTCGACGTCCCCGACCTCGACCTCGTGTTGCCCGACAATGCTGCCGGCCTCGACGACGACGCGTACGACGTTGCCGCACAAGCGTCGGCCGCATGGGAAGCCGCCGTCTGCTGGGACGACGAGTACGCGGTCAAGCGGCTTGCCGAAGTTCGGGCGGTCTGA
- a CDS encoding dihydrofolate reductase family protein yields MGTVVMYSSVSVDGFVADENDQPGPLFDWLSNGDVPLDESGAVKVSQTSYDYTRPYWDQIGATVVGRHVFDLTDGWDGKPPGGIDHVVVVTHRPAPEGWDPEAPFHFVDGIEAAVAKAQELAGDRMVEVAAGDVGGQVLAAGLIDEVRMDVVPVVFGSGKRYFGSVDAQHLLEDPDVVIQGNRVLHLRYRVRR; encoded by the coding sequence GTGGGCACAGTGGTCATGTACAGCTCGGTGTCGGTGGACGGTTTCGTCGCGGACGAAAATGACCAGCCCGGACCGCTGTTCGACTGGTTGTCCAACGGTGACGTCCCGTTGGACGAGAGCGGCGCGGTGAAGGTGTCGCAGACCTCCTACGACTACACCCGGCCGTACTGGGACCAGATCGGGGCGACAGTCGTCGGCCGCCACGTCTTCGACCTGACGGACGGCTGGGACGGGAAGCCTCCGGGCGGGATCGACCACGTGGTCGTCGTGACGCACCGGCCGGCGCCCGAGGGCTGGGACCCCGAGGCGCCGTTTCACTTCGTCGACGGCATCGAGGCAGCCGTGGCCAAGGCGCAGGAGCTTGCGGGTGACCGCATGGTCGAGGTCGCCGCTGGCGACGTCGGCGGCCAGGTGCTTGCCGCCGGCCTGATCGACGAGGTGCGCATGGACGTCGTACCCGTCGTGTTCGGGTCCGGCAAGCGCTACTTCGGGTCGGTCGACGCGCAGCACCTGTTGGAGGATCCTGACGTGGTGATTCAGGGCAACCGGGTGCTTCACCTGCGCTATCGGGTGCGCCGTTGA
- a CDS encoding DUF397 domain-containing protein yields the protein MSELSGAVWRKSSRSNGAGGQCVEVADNLSGVVLVRDTKDREGGTLSFAPAPWRAFVSFAKQAPTG from the coding sequence ATGAGCGAACTAAGCGGCGCAGTGTGGCGAAAGTCGAGCCGGAGCAACGGGGCTGGCGGGCAGTGCGTTGAAGTCGCCGACAACCTCTCCGGCGTCGTACTCGTCCGGGACACCAAGGACCGCGAAGGTGGCACGCTGTCGTTCGCTCCCGCACCGTGGCGAGCCTTCGTCAGCTTCGCAAAGCAGGCCCCGACCGGCTGA
- a CDS encoding GIY-YIG nuclease family protein, which yields MNTPEMRPDDVRTNEARTAEALRLLSGTPVGLDVAVKGLSRGSGVYAWWAAPSTFPELPGPPNGHVPSLRLLYLGRATSLRGRILRTHLRRSGSSTLRRTLAGLLASEGYRTTWTNRVVLVPEDEARLTAWMYAHLRLTWAEDAEPAAIEAELVRRLHPPLNVHGVDPEHVQAAVVAAKNAYNTSSRPAEPAP from the coding sequence ATGAACACTCCCGAGATGCGACCCGACGACGTCCGCACCAACGAGGCCCGTACCGCAGAGGCTCTGCGCCTGCTGTCCGGCACGCCGGTCGGACTCGACGTCGCCGTCAAGGGACTCAGCCGCGGCAGCGGTGTCTACGCCTGGTGGGCCGCTCCTTCGACCTTTCCCGAACTCCCCGGACCGCCGAACGGGCACGTCCCGTCGCTACGGCTGCTCTACCTCGGTCGGGCGACCAGTCTGCGGGGCCGGATCCTGCGCACTCATCTCCGGCGCTCGGGCAGTTCGACGCTGCGCCGCACACTGGCCGGGCTCCTCGCGTCCGAGGGCTACCGGACGACCTGGACCAACCGCGTTGTCCTGGTCCCCGAGGACGAGGCACGGTTGACCGCGTGGATGTACGCGCACCTGCGCCTCACCTGGGCCGAGGACGCGGAGCCGGCGGCCATCGAGGCCGAACTCGTCCGGCGCCTGCACCCGCCACTCAACGTGCACGGCGTCGACCCCGAACACGTCCAGGCGGCCGTGGTCGCCGCGAAGAACGCCTACAACACCAGCAGCCGCCCGGCCGAGCCTGCGCCGTGA